The Hyphococcus flavus genome contains a region encoding:
- a CDS encoding phytanoyl-CoA dioxygenase family protein translates to MRNVKDTLEREGRVWFRNSLSDSALKNLDRNFSSKPDAGHRHEWAPVFDGFFGAGSEVAELVQSIVPHAKPVRLVSFNKVTDNNWSLPWHQDRVIAVRDRHDVDNFSNWSQKEGTWHCEPPISFLENMVFVRIHLDDATQGNGSLELALGSHKSGYIAADKAAATADCYPVELCRATRGDVLIIKMLTLHRSRASTTAANRRAIRIDYSPDSLPQPLTWATSHS, encoded by the coding sequence GTGCGAAACGTCAAAGACACATTAGAACGAGAAGGACGCGTCTGGTTTCGTAATTCACTGAGCGATAGCGCACTTAAGAATCTAGACAGAAATTTTTCATCAAAACCCGATGCAGGTCACCGGCATGAATGGGCCCCAGTCTTTGATGGTTTTTTCGGCGCAGGCAGTGAGGTAGCGGAACTCGTTCAAAGCATCGTCCCACACGCAAAACCAGTCCGCCTCGTGTCCTTCAACAAAGTGACGGATAATAATTGGTCCCTTCCGTGGCATCAGGACCGCGTCATCGCGGTGCGGGACCGTCATGACGTCGACAACTTTTCCAACTGGTCCCAGAAAGAAGGGACATGGCATTGCGAACCGCCTATTTCATTTCTGGAAAATATGGTTTTTGTTCGCATCCATCTGGATGACGCAACACAAGGCAATGGAAGTTTGGAACTCGCATTAGGGTCCCACAAGTCCGGTTATATAGCGGCAGATAAAGCCGCAGCAACTGCCGACTGCTATCCAGTAGAGTTATGCCGCGCCACCCGCGGTGATGTATTGATCATAAAAATGTTGACGCTTCACCGTTCCCGCGCATCAACCACAGCCGCCAATCGACGCGCCATCCGCATAGACTATTCACCTGATAGCCTGCCCCAGCCATTAACGTGGGCCACAAGCCATTCCTGA
- a CDS encoding AAA family ATPase has translation MKIKTLQLKNGYKRFHDLTIDLGDNPARIVALLGPNGSGKSSVFDGMLFLQNNHNQIGGEGHRPNKYHSMHGETNFQSSNVSIEFDQGQYNEVYAAKNKSGQAGTIFSFRSSYRYNSQLNVTQIKSIEDISTNNYGAGSASAIDQKMDVNYRRLFAYYNNYLEEKDCRPSEAKKAIVSELNDSLEKCLDIKIDNLGNIEDNKGSLFFTKYDQATPYEFDVLSSGEKEVVDILLDLFLRKERYSDTIYIIDEPELHINTSIQKLLLLEIEKLIGDQCQIWVATHSVGLMRALQSDLKDKCQIIYFEPGRNYGTESITLYPIEKNYRTWREIFRTALDDLTELVSPKRIIYCEGRDKPGSSGIERGFDAKIYNEIFGKAHPDTLFVSSGGNTELDQRSNIAMMVLSKALPTLEILVLKDRDIMPDRATTITDRTTYLENNPQNHRMLKRKEIENYLFDKSVIVSFCAARGLSFDEASFDKLVSDISDEDVKSLASEIKNCCGLASNYGTQQFKSELAQHITPETPTYTELHSVIFN, from the coding sequence ATGAAGATCAAAACTCTACAACTTAAAAATGGATACAAACGGTTTCACGATTTAACCATTGACCTCGGCGACAATCCCGCACGCATTGTTGCGCTTCTGGGCCCAAACGGTAGCGGCAAAAGTAGTGTCTTTGATGGAATGCTATTCCTGCAGAACAACCACAACCAAATCGGCGGAGAAGGTCATCGGCCTAATAAGTATCACTCAATGCACGGTGAGACCAATTTTCAATCCAGCAATGTTTCTATTGAGTTTGACCAAGGCCAATACAATGAAGTTTACGCAGCAAAAAACAAAAGCGGGCAAGCAGGTACTATCTTCTCATTCAGGAGCTCTTATAGATATAATAGCCAACTCAACGTCACCCAAATCAAGTCGATAGAGGACATAAGCACAAATAATTATGGCGCTGGATCGGCCAGCGCTATCGACCAGAAAATGGACGTAAATTACCGAAGGCTGTTCGCATATTACAATAACTATCTTGAAGAAAAAGACTGCAGGCCTAGCGAAGCTAAAAAAGCTATTGTCAGTGAATTGAATGATTCACTAGAAAAATGTCTCGATATAAAAATCGATAACCTTGGAAATATCGAAGACAATAAAGGATCTCTTTTTTTTACAAAATATGATCAAGCTACACCATATGAATTCGATGTATTATCGTCTGGAGAAAAAGAGGTCGTTGATATACTCTTAGACTTATTTTTAAGAAAGGAGCGATACTCCGACACAATCTACATTATTGACGAGCCAGAACTACACATAAACACATCAATTCAAAAGTTGTTGCTGTTGGAAATAGAAAAGCTTATTGGCGACCAGTGTCAAATATGGGTGGCCACACACAGCGTTGGCCTCATGAGAGCGCTGCAGTCAGACCTTAAAGATAAGTGCCAGATCATCTATTTCGAACCAGGAAGAAATTACGGCACTGAAAGCATAACGCTATATCCAATCGAAAAAAATTACAGAACTTGGCGTGAGATTTTTCGCACTGCGTTAGATGATCTCACAGAACTAGTTAGTCCGAAAAGAATTATCTATTGTGAAGGACGTGATAAGCCAGGCTCAAGTGGGATTGAACGTGGATTTGATGCAAAAATTTATAATGAAATTTTTGGAAAAGCACACCCAGATACACTGTTCGTCTCTAGCGGAGGAAACACTGAACTAGATCAAAGAAGTAACATAGCAATGATGGTTCTATCAAAGGCTTTGCCTACGTTAGAAATACTCGTGCTTAAGGATCGAGATATTATGCCGGACCGAGCAACTACAATAACCGACCGAACAACATATCTCGAGAACAATCCGCAAAACCATCGCATGTTGAAACGAAAAGAGATCGAGAATTACCTTTTTGACAAATCTGTAATCGTAAGCTTTTGCGCGGCTAGGGGCTTGTCATTTGATGAGGCTAGTTTCGATAAATTAGTTTCTGATATTAGTGATGAAGATGTGAAATCTCTAGCAAGCGAGATTAAAAACTGTTGTGGATTAGCCTCTAATTATGGAACCCAGCAATTTAAGTCGGAGCTTGCACAACATATCACGCCAGAAACACCCACATATACGGAGTTGCATTCGGTAATTTTCAACTAA
- a CDS encoding helix-turn-helix domain-containing protein, which translates to MGISVKLDRVLLERGMSLTELSERVGVTIANLSILKTGKAKAIRFSTLEAICKELDCQPGDILFFDEGE; encoded by the coding sequence ATGGGTATTTCCGTCAAACTCGACCGCGTGCTTTTGGAGCGCGGCATGTCTCTGACAGAGCTGTCAGAGCGGGTCGGGGTGACGATTGCAAACCTGTCGATCCTGAAGACGGGAAAAGCCAAGGCGATCCGTTTTTCGACGCTCGAAGCGATCTGCAAGGAGCTTGATTGCCAGCCGGGCGACATTCTGTTTTTTGACGAGGGTGAATAG
- a CDS encoding DUF2975 domain-containing protein translates to MRAIGKGSLASILAVGLHVTRIILWVVLFGVTIAMIAFPFVPFVADIFTDSDNVSINGGFEIGEYFEVTHAFVNTGVMLFVVNRLLEILKTLRFGSPFVKENADRFRTVGYALLIGEGAKFAFGFLSLIFDTEVDIDMSFLTWLAIIAVLVLSEVFREGARMKDEQDLTV, encoded by the coding sequence ATGCGCGCGATAGGCAAAGGGTCGCTGGCGTCCATCCTTGCGGTGGGGCTGCATGTGACGCGGATCATTTTGTGGGTCGTTCTTTTCGGCGTCACCATCGCCATGATCGCGTTCCCGTTCGTACCGTTCGTAGCGGATATTTTCACCGACTCTGACAATGTGAGCATTAACGGCGGGTTTGAGATCGGCGAATATTTCGAAGTCACCCACGCATTTGTGAATACCGGCGTGATGCTGTTCGTGGTGAACCGGCTTCTGGAAATTCTGAAAACGCTCCGGTTCGGCTCTCCCTTCGTCAAGGAAAACGCCGACCGTTTCCGCACCGTCGGCTATGCGCTGTTGATCGGCGAGGGCGCGAAATTCGCCTTCGGCTTTTTGTCGCTCATTTTCGATACGGAAGTGGACATCGACATGTCGTTTCTCACCTGGCTGGCGATCATTGCTGTCCTGGTGCTGTCCGAAGTGTTCCGCGAAGGCGCGCGGATGAAAGATGAACAGGATCTCACGGTTTAA
- the hemW gene encoding radical SAM family heme chaperone HemW — protein sequence MNETPLGVYVHWPYCARICPYCDFNVYKNQAVDVAAWKNAFSRDLEHWAERTPGRKLSSLYFGGGTPSLAPLEIIEHIIQTCERLWGFEPEPEITLEANPTDAEQSRFHDLARAGVNRLSLGVQSLRDDALKFLGRDHSADEARSAIAAAQEAFARVTFDLIYGRPEQTLDDWRTELVKALDFGTDHLSLYQLTIEPGTAFALAVDKGRWAPPDDDICADMFDAAQEITAAANLPAYEISNHAKPGGESRHNIIYWRYADYIGVGPGAHGRLTRDGKRIATETLPKPQDYLAAAASGAPISIETPLTETEATVERLSMGLRLTGGMAFAADDAFFKDAGGDDNLNRMISDDLLEWDGHTLKATPQGRRLLNRVLYELFG from the coding sequence ATGAACGAGACACCGCTCGGCGTTTACGTTCACTGGCCTTACTGCGCGCGCATCTGTCCCTATTGCGATTTCAACGTCTACAAAAACCAGGCGGTCGATGTTGCCGCATGGAAAAACGCTTTCAGCCGTGACCTTGAACATTGGGCGGAACGAACGCCGGGAAGAAAACTTTCCAGTCTTTATTTTGGCGGCGGCACGCCGTCGCTGGCGCCGCTCGAAATCATCGAACACATTATTCAAACCTGCGAGCGCTTGTGGGGGTTTGAGCCGGAACCAGAAATCACGCTGGAAGCCAATCCGACGGATGCGGAGCAATCGCGCTTTCATGATCTCGCGCGCGCTGGCGTCAACCGTTTGTCACTTGGGGTTCAATCCCTGCGCGATGACGCGCTGAAATTTCTTGGTCGCGATCACAGCGCGGATGAAGCGCGCAGCGCCATCGCCGCCGCCCAAGAAGCCTTCGCCCGCGTGACTTTCGATCTGATCTATGGGCGGCCGGAACAGACGCTGGATGATTGGCGAACGGAACTGGTCAAGGCGCTTGATTTCGGGACTGATCATTTGTCGCTTTATCAACTCACCATTGAACCGGGCACTGCTTTCGCGCTGGCCGTCGACAAGGGACGCTGGGCGCCGCCGGATGATGATATTTGCGCTGATATGTTCGACGCCGCGCAAGAGATAACGGCCGCCGCAAACCTGCCCGCCTATGAAATCTCCAACCATGCAAAACCGGGCGGGGAGTCCCGGCACAACATCATCTATTGGCGTTACGCCGACTATATCGGCGTCGGCCCTGGCGCCCATGGCCGGCTGACACGGGATGGCAAACGCATCGCCACCGAGACCCTGCCGAAGCCGCAGGACTATCTCGCCGCCGCCGCCTCCGGCGCGCCCATAAGCATAGAAACGCCGCTGACCGAAACCGAAGCGACGGTCGAACGGCTTTCCATGGGGCTGCGCCTGACGGGCGGCATGGCGTTCGCCGCCGATGACGCATTCTTCAAAGACGCAGGCGGCGACGACAATCTCAACCGGATGATCAGCGATGACCTGCTTGAGTGGGACGGACATACGCTGAAAGCGACGCCGCAGGGCCGGCGCCTTTTAAACCGCGTCCTTTACGAACTCTTCGGTTAG
- a CDS encoding MFS transporter, whose product MSARVVTIPTTEPAINTQEHTETASEPSSQPVTTLRQRRIAIALLLVGAVCAGIGQTVVFSVLPPLARDLGLSNFQVGSIFMISATAWVLLGPRWGKQSDARGRKPFILTGLLGLAFSMALFASSIQFGIAGALSGLPLYLLMIATRSLYGIIGSAGPPAAQAYIADRTSRTDRTAGIAGFTAAFGFGAMLGPGFGAITILIGPTAPFFAVAILAAVMALAVFAFLPERTGPKERMPYADIRIGDKRLLPFFAFALAFSIVNAIPIQTIAFYFIDRLGYTTETAPGYVSIGLTAGAMASLFAQLVIVQRFRLTPARLMRIAPALMIAGHCLIWLTSDLWPVVAGMLISGLGAGLAIPAATSATSIAVEPHEQGAAIGLANAFGAAGFIFSPIIGFWLYGFAPQAPYYFTTVLAGLLLVYAWKSRAVAGAVPPPEDQPAETGAAPAPYR is encoded by the coding sequence ATGAGCGCGCGTGTTGTGACGATCCCGACAACGGAGCCCGCCATCAACACGCAAGAACATACCGAAACAGCAAGCGAGCCATCTTCGCAACCGGTGACAACCCTGCGCCAGCGGCGCATTGCGATTGCATTGCTGCTGGTGGGCGCAGTCTGCGCCGGCATTGGTCAGACGGTGGTATTTTCCGTACTGCCGCCGCTTGCGCGCGATTTGGGTCTCTCGAATTTTCAGGTCGGCTCGATCTTTATGATATCCGCCACAGCCTGGGTGCTGCTCGGTCCGCGCTGGGGAAAACAAAGCGACGCGCGCGGGCGCAAACCGTTCATTCTCACCGGGCTGTTGGGCCTTGCGTTTTCCATGGCGCTTTTCGCGTCCTCCATTCAGTTCGGCATTGCCGGCGCGCTTTCCGGCCTGCCGCTTTACCTTTTGATGATCGCGACACGTTCGCTTTACGGCATCATCGGTTCGGCGGGCCCGCCGGCGGCGCAAGCCTATATCGCCGATCGCACCAGCCGAACGGACCGAACCGCCGGGATCGCCGGTTTTACCGCCGCGTTTGGTTTCGGCGCGATGCTGGGGCCGGGCTTTGGCGCGATCACCATATTGATCGGTCCGACGGCGCCTTTTTTCGCCGTCGCCATCCTGGCGGCAGTAATGGCTCTTGCCGTTTTCGCCTTTTTGCCCGAACGCACCGGCCCGAAGGAACGCATGCCCTACGCCGATATCCGCATTGGCGACAAACGCCTTCTTCCTTTCTTCGCCTTTGCGCTGGCATTCAGCATCGTCAATGCGATCCCCATACAGACGATTGCGTTCTATTTCATCGACCGGCTTGGCTACACGACGGAAACGGCGCCCGGTTATGTGAGCATCGGCCTCACCGCCGGGGCCATGGCCTCGCTCTTTGCGCAACTCGTGATCGTGCAACGGTTTCGGCTGACCCCGGCGCGGCTGATGCGTATCGCGCCTGCATTGATGATCGCCGGTCATTGCCTGATCTGGCTTACGAGCGATCTCTGGCCCGTTGTCGCCGGCATGTTGATCTCCGGCCTTGGGGCGGGGCTCGCCATTCCGGCTGCGACCTCCGCGACATCCATCGCCGTCGAACCGCATGAACAGGGCGCGGCGATCGGCCTTGCGAACGCGTTCGGAGCGGCTGGATTTATTTTCTCGCCAATTATCGGCTTCTGGCTTTACGGCTTCGCGCCGCAGGCGCCCTATTATTTCACCACCGTGCTCGCGGGCTTGTTGCTGGTCTATGCCTGGAAAAGCCGCGCGGTCGCCGGGGCCGTGCCACCGCCGGAAGACCAGCCAGCCGAAACCGGCGCTGCGCCAGCGCCCTATCGCTGA
- a CDS encoding YdeI/OmpD-associated family protein, whose amino-acid sequence MAKKLSGGLVHDLPADFVKALTETKEVTTLWESLTPIGRNEFICWVEDAKQEKTRVRRITRAVEELLDGQKRPCCWAGCIHRTDKKPSKWQQAVLIDKKKRN is encoded by the coding sequence ATGGCAAAGAAACTCTCAGGCGGCCTGGTGCACGATCTTCCCGCTGATTTCGTCAAGGCGTTGACCGAGACAAAAGAGGTAACAACGCTCTGGGAAAGCCTGACGCCGATCGGGCGGAACGAATTCATTTGCTGGGTTGAAGACGCAAAACAGGAGAAGACCCGCGTAAGACGGATCACACGCGCTGTAGAAGAGCTTCTCGACGGTCAAAAACGCCCTTGCTGCTGGGCGGGCTGCATTCACCGCACTGACAAGAAACCCAGCAAATGGCAGCAGGCAGTATTGATAGACAAGAAGAAAAGAAACTAG
- the bla gene encoding subclass B1 metallo-beta-lactamase, translating into MMRLLLTLPFVLLAACASAPEPEQQAELPALSLEKIADGVWVHKSYKDIHPWGPILSNGLVIDMGENVALVDTAWTNEDTSTLLDEIEKTTGVLPDIAIITHAHEDKMGGVGALQQRRIGGRAHPLTNEDAPGRGLKQTLFTILDGVDRQTLFGVSEENIERDGPITVFYPGPGHTRDNIVVYYAPSKVLFGGCLIRPGGATNLGNTADGDIGHWAEAVRKVAEAFPDAEIVIPSHGAPGRRELLDHTIALAEAAANAQ; encoded by the coding sequence ATGATGCGTTTGTTATTGACATTGCCGTTCGTTTTGCTCGCCGCCTGCGCCAGCGCGCCGGAACCGGAGCAGCAAGCAGAACTGCCTGCTCTGTCACTCGAAAAGATCGCTGACGGCGTATGGGTACACAAAAGTTACAAGGATATCCACCCATGGGGACCGATATTGTCCAACGGGCTTGTGATCGACATGGGCGAGAACGTGGCTCTCGTCGACACCGCCTGGACCAACGAGGATACCTCAACCCTGCTCGACGAGATTGAGAAAACGACAGGCGTGCTGCCTGACATTGCAATTATCACCCATGCTCATGAAGACAAGATGGGCGGCGTCGGCGCGCTTCAACAAAGACGCATCGGCGGACGCGCGCATCCGCTCACCAACGAAGACGCGCCGGGACGCGGACTTAAACAAACGCTCTTCACGATTTTAGACGGCGTGGACCGTCAAACCCTGTTCGGTGTGAGTGAAGAAAACATCGAACGGGACGGCCCGATCACCGTCTTTTACCCCGGCCCAGGCCACACGCGCGACAACATCGTGGTTTATTACGCACCATCCAAAGTGCTGTTCGGCGGCTGCCTGATCCGGCCCGGCGGCGCGACCAACCTTGGCAACACTGCGGACGGCGATATCGGCCACTGGGCCGAGGCCGTGCGCAAGGTGGCTGAAGCCTTCCCCGATGCCGAAATCGTCATCCCGAGCCATGGCGCGCCAGGCAGGCGCGAGCTTCTCGATCACACCATAGCGCTCGCTGAAGCCGCCGCTAACGCGCAATGA
- a CDS encoding DUF2141 domain-containing protein → MRKLLGIGVLLAAASAAHADSAGVMTDAFAKYADPNSVVAAVKTEFKAKPGQPVRITVYDSEDSFLELARLKHQGELNEEGVAVVSLLGLEPGEYSFAAYLDENGDGVLNRGGFLGRPKEPVAFSNGFRPKLRKPRFDETKVAVAPGSVVVITLED, encoded by the coding sequence GTGCGTAAATTGTTGGGGATTGGGGTTCTTCTGGCGGCGGCAAGCGCTGCGCACGCCGATTCCGCTGGCGTTATGACGGATGCTTTTGCAAAATACGCCGATCCGAATTCTGTCGTCGCCGCGGTGAAGACAGAATTCAAAGCCAAGCCCGGTCAGCCCGTCCGCATTACCGTTTACGATAGCGAAGATTCTTTCCTTGAACTTGCACGCCTGAAGCATCAGGGCGAGTTGAACGAGGAAGGCGTCGCGGTCGTTTCTTTGCTCGGTCTCGAGCCAGGCGAATATTCCTTCGCGGCTTACTTGGATGAAAACGGCGACGGCGTGCTTAATCGCGGCGGTTTTCTCGGCCGCCCGAAGGAGCCGGTGGCGTTTTCCAACGGCTTCCGTCCGAAACTGCGAAAGCCCCGCTTTGACGAAACGAAAGTCGCCGTCGCGCCCGGCAGCGTCGTTGTCATCACCCTCGAAGACTAA
- the rdgB gene encoding RdgB/HAM1 family non-canonical purine NTP pyrophosphatase, which translates to MGENVPKLGPGRLVIASHNDGKAREINDLLSPFGIEAIAAKKLGLDDPEETGITFAENAILKARTASDASGLPALADDSGLSVTALGGAPGIYSARWAGEPRNFDNAMKKVENALNESGTEDFSARFVCALALAWPDGEEAVFEGEVRGALVYPPRGENGFGYDPIFVADGYDITFGEMDPEEKHSISHRADAFRKLMKACFQ; encoded by the coding sequence ATGGGCGAAAATGTGCCGAAATTGGGCCCGGGAAGGCTTGTGATCGCCTCCCACAACGACGGAAAAGCCCGCGAAATCAATGACTTGCTGTCACCGTTCGGGATTGAGGCGATTGCGGCAAAAAAATTAGGGCTGGATGACCCCGAAGAGACCGGAATCACCTTCGCCGAGAACGCTATTTTGAAAGCCAGAACCGCTTCAGACGCGTCCGGCCTGCCGGCCCTCGCCGATGATTCAGGCCTCTCCGTGACCGCCCTCGGCGGCGCGCCGGGCATTTATTCGGCGAGATGGGCGGGCGAGCCCCGGAATTTCGATAACGCCATGAAAAAGGTCGAAAACGCCCTGAACGAGAGCGGAACGGAAGATTTCTCCGCCCGTTTCGTCTGCGCCCTCGCCCTCGCCTGGCCCGATGGCGAGGAGGCGGTGTTCGAAGGCGAGGTGCGCGGCGCGCTGGTCTATCCCCCCCGTGGGGAAAACGGCTTCGGCTACGACCCGATTTTTGTCGCAGACGGATACGATATTACCTTCGGCGAGATGGACCCGGAAGAAAAACATTCTATATCCCATCGCGCCGATGCGTTCCGTAAGCTGATGAAAGCCTGTTTCCAATGA
- a CDS encoding class I SAM-dependent methyltransferase: MGFYADNIEPRLVSCICGMKPISDERAKFVPKAQGRVLEIGFGSGHNEPFYDREKVSHLYALEPSAAWRKLAEPKVSKLPFSVEWLDLPGEEIPLADESVDTVLVTFSLCTIPGVEQALAGMRRVLKPDGKLVFLEHGAAPDRGVARWQGRINGVWGKLAGGCHLNRKPAEMVSVAGFRIETLEQHYVPWMPKIAGFVTGGVAGR, from the coding sequence ATGGGATTTTACGCTGATAATATAGAGCCGCGTCTTGTCTCCTGCATTTGCGGTATGAAACCAATTTCCGATGAGCGCGCAAAGTTCGTGCCCAAAGCGCAAGGGCGCGTTCTTGAGATCGGTTTTGGATCAGGTCACAATGAACCGTTTTATGACCGCGAAAAAGTTTCGCATCTCTATGCGCTGGAGCCGTCGGCGGCTTGGCGCAAGCTTGCTGAACCAAAGGTTTCGAAACTGCCCTTTTCAGTAGAATGGCTCGATCTTCCCGGCGAGGAAATTCCGCTGGCGGATGAATCTGTCGACACAGTGCTGGTGACGTTTTCGCTGTGTACGATACCCGGCGTCGAACAGGCGCTGGCGGGGATGCGCCGGGTGTTGAAGCCTGATGGAAAACTCGTCTTTCTCGAACACGGCGCGGCCCCGGATCGGGGCGTCGCCCGGTGGCAGGGCCGTATCAACGGCGTCTGGGGCAAGCTTGCCGGCGGCTGTCATTTGAACCGGAAACCGGCGGAAATGGTCTCCGTTGCAGGTTTCCGGATTGAGACGCTGGAACAGCATTACGTCCCCTGGATGCCCAAAATCGCCGGATTCGTCACCGGCGGCGTGGCGGGGCGGTAA
- a CDS encoding HesA/MoeB/ThiF family protein, whose product MTPEQRERYARHILLREVGGQGQQKLMDARVLVIGAGGLGSPILQYLAGAGVGTLGISDSDDVSLSNLQRQVMFRTEDVGADKTKSAAAYIERLNPNITVKTHPRISDENASAIIADYDLVVEGVDNFAARYVLNRACLTAKKPLVSAAVGRFEGQLSTFKPYDNPGVLPCYRCLVPEEPPRDQQVNCAEEGVLGAVTGVLGTLAAMEVLKELLSVGDSMAGRLLVYDGLAGTFRTIRLPADPACSDCGRVAD is encoded by the coding sequence ATGACGCCAGAACAACGCGAACGTTACGCCCGCCACATCCTCCTGCGCGAGGTGGGCGGACAGGGCCAGCAAAAGCTGATGGACGCGCGCGTGCTTGTGATTGGCGCGGGCGGGCTCGGCAGTCCGATCCTGCAATATCTCGCGGGCGCCGGCGTCGGTACGTTGGGCATCTCCGACAGCGACGATGTTTCGTTGTCAAACCTGCAACGACAGGTGATGTTCCGCACCGAGGATGTGGGCGCCGACAAAACCAAAAGCGCGGCGGCGTATATCGAACGGTTGAACCCGAACATCACCGTCAAAACGCACCCGCGCATCAGCGATGAAAACGCCTCGGCGATCATCGCCGATTACGACCTCGTGGTTGAAGGCGTCGATAATTTCGCCGCGCGTTATGTTTTGAACCGCGCCTGCCTCACCGCGAAAAAGCCCCTCGTTTCCGCTGCCGTCGGAAGGTTCGAAGGCCAGCTTTCAACCTTCAAGCCTTATGATAACCCCGGCGTCCTGCCGTGTTATCGCTGCCTCGTGCCTGAGGAGCCGCCGCGCGACCAACAGGTGAACTGCGCAGAGGAAGGCGTTCTCGGCGCTGTCACTGGCGTTCTCGGCACGCTCGCCGCTATGGAGGTGTTGAAAGAACTTCTCAGTGTCGGCGACAGCATGGCCGGACGACTGCTCGTTTACGATGGCCTTGCCGGCACGTTCCGCACCATCCGCCTGCCGGCGGACCCGGCATGTAGTGATTGTGGTCGTGTGGCTGATTAG
- a CDS encoding DUF2721 domain-containing protein codes for MNELSDLAHIIELAVAPVFLLAGIGAFLNVMASRLARIVDRSRSLEARCGEDPDEMEIERIRTELSVLDKRTAYAQRAIFLFSFAALMVCLVVAAFFIGAFINITLAAPVALMFIAAMFAMIGGLTLFLMEISIATRILRIRPELFVKPNA; via the coding sequence ATGAACGAACTCTCCGATCTCGCCCATATTATCGAGCTGGCCGTGGCGCCCGTGTTCCTGCTCGCCGGGATCGGCGCGTTTTTGAATGTCATGGCGTCGCGCCTGGCGCGCATTGTCGACCGTTCGCGATCGCTTGAAGCCAGATGCGGCGAAGACCCGGACGAAATGGAAATCGAACGCATCCGCACCGAACTTTCCGTCCTCGACAAGCGTACCGCTTACGCCCAGCGCGCCATCTTTCTTTTCTCGTTCGCAGCGTTGATGGTCTGTCTGGTGGTTGCGGCGTTTTTTATCGGCGCGTTCATCAACATCACCCTCGCCGCGCCAGTGGCGCTGATGTTTATCGCCGCCATGTTCGCCATGATCGGCGGGCTCACACTTTTCCTCATGGAAATTTCCATCGCCACACGCATCTTGCGCATCCGGCCGGAATTGTTCGTGAAGCCGAACGCGTAA